GACTGATCCTTCGCGAGCAGTTGCTGCTAATGCGGGGTTATCCTCAATCCTTAGGTCTCTTCTGAACCAAACTATAGTCTTTCTGTTCGTCGCCATAGTTATGATCCGAGATGGAGACCAAATCAGCTAATTAAAGCTCCAAATTCTGCCATGATTTCATTTTCAGACCACAAGTTCATACATGGGATGTAGTTCCTTTATGTAGATAACAGAGAAtgatttaactttaaaaaaagctgtcagaaaacaaaagatgaagatctactaaataaataaataaacaagtcTTGGCCTAACCATGAAATCATAATCAAGAACAATCTAGGAACACTTACCTTGGGGATTATGTTTGGTTGAGTAGAGTAACACTAGCCACATGCAAGATATGTGGACAACTTTATCCACAAGACAAAAGTAGTAGACAACATCCACAAGACAAAAGTAGTAGACAACTTTATCCACTAAACTAGTTGCAATCCAATATTATTGGATCTTTTTTTTAACCgaaatttcattttcatttgcTCATCTAAGATTTTCTTGGGGATCATTAGATATTTTACAAGGAACGGAACATGTTTGAAGGATTTTTAGTGGGCCTAAAGTGTGGACAGTGAGTTTGTAAAATCCATTAAATGTTGCTCCAAGGCTTGCattctttaattttatataaggtAAGAAGtgcagtgacaaaaaaaaaaatataaggtaAGAAGTGATTCGACTTCTGTTTTATTGGGCCGTcaagaaatagaaacataaaCGTATCTAGTTCGGTCAGACTTACTAAATAGAAGCAGCCCTTTTGCTACAAAACTATACACACGCCATTCCGCATTACTGCACAAGCTTAGCATCAGTTTTGGGCTACTAACTAAACCAAAACTAATAGAGCACCAAAAGGTAACCGATAAAGTTAacaatttttatctttttattatgaaaaacaatACCAGACACAGGAAGCAGAGTAAACGATATCCTGGTGTAGAAACAACAGACCAGGGACAATGCTCAATAACAAGACAAACCCACAAAGAGGTTATAAAAACAGTGTTTTGGAGATTTTATTCAGACACCTGATAAATGAAAAATGGCTCCAGAAGAGAGAGTATTGGTTGTTTAAGAGAGGCATGAGTAGGCCAAGTCCTTCTCTTCCTTCAGCTCCTCTGCTGTCAAATCCATCTTCTTCCTTGACATTTCATCGATCGGAAGCCCTAATCAACCAAATCCCATTTAGCATCAACACATTACAGAGTTCAGAATTAGTTATTTGAACTGTGAAAGCTTGTCTTACCTTGGACAATACTCCACTCTCCATTGCGGCAAGTGACAGGGAAGGAGTAGATAAGTCCAGCTGGAACGTCGTAAGAGCCATCGGAGTATACTCCCATTGAAACAAATGTACCCTGaaccaaggaaaaaaaaaatcatattagaatAATAATCATCTCTGATTATATCGGCACTGTACAATGGGAAGGGTGTTATTATGAACCTCTGGAGTTCCAAGGACCCAGTCACGGATGTGGTCGCAAGCAGAGCTAGCAGCAGAGAGTGCACTTGACAACTTCCTCGCCTTGATGATTGCAGCTCCACGTTGTTGAACGGTGGTGATGAATTCTCCATTCAAGTATTCATCGTTCTTGACGAGCTCACGGACTGGCTTCTCTCCAGCCGATGTCTGCACCTTAGCATGGTTGACATCTGGGTACTGTGAGGATGAGTGGTTTCCCCAGATGATCACGTTCTTAACATCAGACACTGGCACGCTCAACCTCTCGGAGATCTGACCCAAGGCCCTGTTGTGGTCAAGCCTTGTCAAACAGGTGATGTTCTTCTCAGGGATGGATGGTGCAAATTCCTTGAGGATCAATGCGTTGGTGTTTGCAGGGTTTGCAACAACAagaacctgaaaaaaaaaggagagaaaaaTGTCTTGAGAAAGAGTCTCACAAACTAGAACCTAACTGAGAATATGAAGCATTTCTTGTTACACTTCAatgaacaacaaaaaaaactagataAAGCGGCTAAAAAAGAACAAGATTTAAAAGACAAGCAGATCTTATTTACCTTGCAGTTTGGAGCGGCGTGCTTCTCCAAAGCAGTAGCCTGAGACTTGTAAATGGAGACGTTCTTGGTCATAACATCCTTCCTCTCCATTCCTTCTTTCCTCGGGAAACCACCAACCATAACAGCAACGTTGACTCCAGTGCATCCCTCAACGGCATCAGTTGTAGCAACAACACCTGAACAAAACACGTCATCTCTCTCAACTTGAGCAAAAACAACACATGGCACGGATCGCATATATTCACATCAATGAAAAATACACCTCGAGAAAATGAAACTACCTTTGAGAAGAGGGAAAGCAGCATCGATCAACTCCATCTTGACACCGTTGAGTGCTTCAGCAGCAGGAGGAATATCCAACATGTGGAGGATCACAGGCTGGTCAGCACCAAGCATGATACCTCTCGCAATCATAGGGACAAGAGCGTATCCAATTTGTCCTGCATCAAAATTCGCAATCGTTTTCATTCACAAACTATAAACTATATCCAAATCATAAAATATAGAGTTAACCAAAACCGTtttcaatcaataaaataatgagATATCCAGTTTAGTCAACGAACAAACATGAACATGCtatcaattcaaataaaataataaataaataaaaattaaagttgaCTTCGGCGTTGTGGTAACACGTCAGCTTCTAGATCAAACCTCTAGAGTTTTAGCTGAGACTTAACAGACCACAAAGCATCATACTATACGAATCGAATCAGATCTCATTCTACCACACGACGAAACTAGAATCAACGTTCTGATTCATCGATCTATAGATCATTCGTTCGGCGTAACAAAGACTAGACGGAGAGATCTGACTACAAGTAAGCACGAGGTCCAAAATCAAAGATCTGGAGAAACATGAAGATACCTGCAGCACCGGTAACGAGAACACGAACTGGTTCCTTCGCCATCGGATCTAGATCGTCGATTATCGCCGGAAAATGGATCGGTATTTGAGGTTTCGGAGAGGGCTTGTAAGTTGTAACCTTTGGGAGCTCACTACGGTCTCTATTTATCGGAGATATCGAAGGGGCTGTGTGTCATGCCACTTATCTCCaaggaataaataaataataatctcaggtttaaattaggaaaaagATCCGTAgataataatacaatatatgGGCTTAAGTAAGGCCCATATATTTGAGCCCATAGTTTTCACACTAGATAATGGCGATAAGGCGgctacagagagagagagagagagagagagccacgTCCTAGACATTTCTCAGGCATGGCGTCATCGTACGTCACCTTCTCAACGGTCACTCCCGTGGCGATCACCGGCAACAACAGTGGAGGATACGCTCTCTCAGCCTTCACACGCCGCCGTGTAGCTCCGTCTCCGAATGCTGGGAGGAGGATGTTCAGAACGTCGGTTATGGCGAAAGCGTCGACTGAGAAGGCGGCGAAGAAAGCTATGGAGTACAGGAAGCTAGGGGATTCGGAGCTCAACATCAGCGAGATTACTATGGGCACTGTAAGAATGAGATTCCTCTCCTTCGCTATTGCTATCTGATTAAGAATTGGTTGACTCGATGATTTTGTAACGGCCTTAGGAATATGAGTGTTAAGTCTTTTGGACTTGTGTGATCATATCTAATGCATTGGTTTATCGTATTTTGTTTAATCATGCTTCAGATGACATTTGGGGAGCAGAATACTGAGAAAGAATCTCATGAGATGCTGAGTTATGCAGTTGAGCATGGCATCAACTGCATTGACACTGCTGAAGCCGTgagtttttttgattttttatcttGTTGATTTGTGCACAGGACCGGCTCAACGTTGTTAAAATTATAAgtagataatattttaaaatttaatcggtaatattttgtaatgaaaacaaaactatatacatatcaaataatttgagcccttttcaattttatttattatatttataattttttatatataaaaatatagatttttaaaaaaattgggccCCTTAATTAGTATTATACGGGGGACACGGGCTTGGGCCCGGGGCGGTCGGACTGCTTGTTCCCCTAATAATAAGCCGGCCCTGTTTGTGTATACTTTCTCTCTGCCCTTGGTGAATATGAACGAAACTTTTTGCATTTCTTCTTCATTATGTATGTGTTTCGATATGAGCTAAAGAGAGGTATCCTATGTGCTCTCTCGCTAATCAAACAtgttttgagaagcttgagatATAGGGAAGTTTATTTGGTTAATGGAAAATATCATTAATGGCTAGTGAGCTCTGGCTTTTGAAATAGTGCAAATTGATTAATGGTTCTTGATGAAGTAACTTGAATGTTTTGGTAAGAATTTAGAGATCGAGCACTGTTTGGCATTTGAAACAGATATATGTGTTTGTTCTTGCATCTGATTACTCGCGTAGTTAATCTGTTTTAGTAATTTACCAATCCATTTATTGATTTCTTATTTTCACAGTATCCTGTCCCAATGAAGAAGGAGACCCAAGGGAAAACGGATCTTTATATCAGTAGCTGGTTGAAGTCTCAGAGCCGTGACAAGGTACCACCATCTGTCATGCTTTGGATGCATATTGTTGTTAACTAATTGCTTCTTTTTGTGGATTCTGTTGATGGATAAGGAACTGATCTATGCTGGGTGTACTCAACTAAGATAATtgctatataatatttttgtgtttttctgTGTACAGTTTGTTTTGGCAACTAAACTATGTGGGTACTCAGAAAGAACAGCATACCTGCGGGAGAATGCGGAGGTTACGCGTGTAGATGCAGCTAATATCAAAGAAAGTGTCGAGAAAAGCCTAAAACGCCTTGGCACTGACTACATTGATTTGCTTCAAATACACTGGTAACAGCGTCTTGTTTACattaagcctcaagcctaactCATATGCTAACATCTCTTATGCAAATTAGTCTTTCCGTTTTCATATGCAAACCATTTCTTTATGTCATCATAGAGTGTGTGCAGTATCATGATGCTGATGTTTTTTTCAGTCCAGGCCAGATCGGTATGTACCACTCTTTGGTGATAACTACTATGATACATCGAAATGGAGAGCTAGTGTGCCATTTGTCGAGCAGCTAAGGGCCTTCCAGGATCTCATAAACGAAGGAAAGGTTCGCTACATTGGTGTCTCAAATGAAACTTCATATGGAGTGATGGAGTTTGTTCACACAGCAAAACTTGAAGGACTACCAAAGATTGTAAGCATCCAGAATGGTTACAGCTTGCTAGCTCGGATCCGTTTTGAAGGTAGTCTCTCTAGAAACATAGAAAGCAGTGGAATACATTTGGTCTTATCTCTTATGTGACCTTATGAGCATGTCCTTGATTCTAATGTCCTTCACTCCTTCTTGTGTTATAATCACAGTTGATCTGGTAGAAGTATGCCACCCCAAAAACTGCAATGTTGGCTTGCTTGCTTATTCCCCTCTCGGAGGCGGCTCCTTGTCTGGAAAATACTTGGTTACAGACTTAGAAGCTACAAAGAACGCAAGGCTGAACCTTTTCCCTGGATTCATGGAGCGTTACAAGGGATCCTTAGCCAAGGTCTGTTCATGATCCAGCTATCCTTAAGAAACAACCAAAGTCGTGAAAGTTTTGTGACGTCAGTTGTATTCTTGTTCCGATCTTAGGAAGCAACAATCCAATACATTGAGGTGGCGAAGAAGCACGGTTTAACTCCGGTGGAGCTAGCTCTCGGGTTTGTACGTGACAGGCCTTTTGTGACGAGCACGATCATCGGAGCTACATCACTGGAGCAGCTCAAAGAAGACATTGATGCTTATCTGGTGACGGAAGGGCCGTTGTCGCCAGAAGTCATTGCTGACATTGAAGCCGTGTTCAGAAGGTACAAAGACCCTTCTTTCTTTTGAGAACAAAAAGGGTTTCTTCTCTTTATGAGTTTCTGACCTCACATGAGTTTCTTCTCTCCATGctttaatattatttgtatgATAATTAAGAACCATCAGGAAAAAAACTGTGAAAATGTTAAACGAAAAAAAAGTAAGTTCTCAAGTTTGTTGTCCATGGTTTGATTAGTATCCTACAGAGTTTTACGTGATCGATAATGTCATGTGGAATTGTGAGATCATTTCATGGGCTGATGGTTGGATCTTGATCTCGTCATCTCAAAGCCAGATCTGTATTAAGCCAGCTTCAGATTCCGTAAGCTAATCAGATAGTAGTAATAAATCGTAGGATAGGTTAAATGGTGATTAAATCAACGATCCTCAATTACTTTTGCAGTCGGTAGTCAGGACTCAGTAGTCACCGACACAATGAATATCTATACTAAAACGCGTTACACGGATTTACATATGGTCCGATCCGTGTGAATGGACAGAGGACAGTGACTTGTCCACTACGCAACTGGTTGTCTTCTCTTTGCTCGTCCAGTCACTGTtgtcataaaaagaaaataattaattctaaACCGAAGAAAAGGTCCCAAAACTATACGATAAACAAAAaagttgcacccctttttattactaggatgggtgacctcccgggaagtcctcgtgttgcacccctttttattactttttattattattttgttccaaaaaaaaaaaaaaaaaaaaaaacaaaaaagttgcAAGAATTAATTCGATATCAATCAATTGATTGATTAACActtaaaatttccaaaaatatttatttatttattatttagaagaaattaaaaaaaaaaagaattacagCAAGTCGACAGTAAGGACAGAGATGGGAGACCTTTTAAGCTTTACAACTAGAGGGAGCACTGTACTTTATCTCCCAAACCAAAAATAGGATAAAAACACTGAGCCAGTGAAAAAAAGGCATCATTCCTGTTAGATCTGAAtctaataagtttttttttttatatttatcgtCACCATTCTTTTAAGTTAAAGGGAAAAGAATAACTTCACTCACTCCCATTCTCGGATCTCTGCTCCACCAGTGGCACGACtccgacttcttcttcttcttctgtgagTTTTCTTGTCGAGATTTGATTTTGATTATCTATTGTTTCACCTTTTTATTGAGGTTTCATTCTCTGTGTTTTTGAatgtttctgtttctgtttctgtttctaATCAATGAATGTTTCAGCTTTCCCGAGAAAATGGAAATGCCAGATCTACTAGTTTCAGTTTAGTTCTAAGAAGATTTAATCTTTTgtctgaaaaattaaaaaaaaaaattgtcggtGGCAATtattttttcctccaaaactAAACAGTTTGCTTGGATCCCACTTAACTTTATGTTCTGTGTTTGGTTTCTGACCCAATAAACACGGATCTGAATCCTCCAAGTCTGTGTTTTTATTCCTTAAATTTATTGATAGCTTTGAAAATTTGTTGCCAGTGACTATCCACCAAACttttatacttaaaaatatctCAGACTTTTTGACTGTTTTAAAGTCTTATGCTTGTTCTGTTATGTATTTATGCAGAGAAACTCACATATAGAGAAACAGAGAGGAGAGAGTAAACCCTTTTACTTTTTGGTTATTGTGAGGAGATTGTGTTTTAATGATGAGAGGTAGATCTGATGGAGGCCAAAAGAAGCGGCTAATTGCTTCTGTCTGCGCGGTGGCTTTACTCCTCTGCTTCGTGTATATGTACTATGGTTCCTCTAACCAAGGTGCATCAGCATTAGAGTATGGTAGATCATTGAGAAAACTCGGATCTTCTTATTTGggtggagatgatgatgataacaaACAGGACGGATCTGTGACCAGTGAAGAAGACAGCCTTGCTGTCGCCAAAAGCTTCCCTGTAAGTAGTTGTAACTACAAAActttatgtttaatgtaaaaAGCTAACGttagttacatatatatatatatatatatatatatatatatatatatatatatatataatatatatgttcaaGGTTTGTGATGACCGGCACTCGGAGATCATCCCTTGCTTAGACAGGAACTTCATCTACCAGAGTAGGTTGAAGCTGGATCTATCTCTAATGGAACACTACGAACGTCACTGTCCTCCTCCCGAGAGAAAGTTCAACTGTTTGATTCCTCCTCCATCTGGCTACAAGGTTCCTATTAAGTGGCCTAAGAGCAGAGATGAAGTGTGGCAAGCGAACATACCTCACACTCACCTTGCTAAAGAGAAGTCTGACCAGAACTGGATGGTTGTCAAAGGAGATAAAATCAATTTTCCAGGTGGTGGCACTCATTTCCACTACGGTGCTGATAAGTACATTGCATCCATCGCCAATGTAAGCCTCACTTAAAGCCTtttcattaatgataatatacaatgttctaaaaatcagtTTAGCCGGCAAATCGGTCATAGCTGAAacgattttttagaaaatttgatttCTGTGATTCAAATCAGTTTAAACCATTCTAAATCGATTAAAGTTGATTTAAATCGATCTAAATTAGTCTAATTCGATTTAAACTATTCTAAATCGGTAGATTGGTaaattcctaaatttttctaattttttatatttaatttttagaatttattaaaataactttataattagacacataaaactaaaatatataatataaatagtatttctaaaatatataatatggtgCAATCACTAAATTTGTctaatttcttgtttttttgtatatctaatttttataattcatcaaaacaattttataattaGACACAAAAAACTAAATATCTAATATACATACGTGTTTCTAACTTTCTAATGACTTCTTGTGACTTGCAGATGCTTAACTTCTCTAACGATGTATTAAACGACGAAGGGAGGTTAAGAACGGTTCTTGATGTTGGATGTGGAGTAGCTAGCTTTGGAGCTTACCTCCTCTCCTCTGACATAATCGCAATGTCATTAGCGCCTAACGACGTTCACCAGAACCAAATCCAGTTTGCACTAGAGAGAGGCATCCCTGCTTACCTCGGCGTCTTAGGCACCAAGAGACTTCCTTACCCGAGCAGATCGTTCGAGCTAGCTCACTGCTCTCGGTGTAGGATCGACTGGCTTCAAAGAGACGGCATCCTTCTCCTCGAGCTCGACCGTGTGCTGAGACCTGGAGGCTACTTCGCTTATTCCTCTCCCGAAGCTTACGCGCAAGACGAAGAGGATTTGAGGATATGGAAGGAGATGAGTGCGCTTGTTGAGAGGATGTGTTGGAGAATCGCTGCTAAGAGAAACCAAACTGTTGTTTGGCAGAAACCGTTGAGTAATGACTGTTACTTGGAGAGAGAGCCAGGGACACAGCCTCCTCTCTGTCGCTCGGACGCTGATCCTGATGCGGTTTACGGAGTCTCGATGGAAGCTTGCATCACTCCTTACTCCAAGCGTAAGTATGCTTTAGCATTTACTTTTACGGGATTCGGTTAGTCCGGTTATTCGGTTCGATTAGTTGGGTTTTTGGTTAGTTCAGTTCAACATTAATCTTACCGAAACAATCCGAAATAAAGTTCTGTTTGAAATATGGTTAGTTCGGGTTATTTGgttcggttagttcggttcaaTATAAATCTTACCGAATTAATCTGAAATAAAGTTCTATTTGATATATGGTTAGTTCGGGTTATTCGGTTTGGTTAGTTGAGTTTTTGTTAGTTCGGTTTAACATAAATGTTACCGAATTGATCCGAAATAAAGTTCTGTTTGATATATGTTTAGTTCGGTTCTTGAACcatcggtttggttcggtttggcaCGTTTGGTTCAAAATCCCAAGCCTACTTTTACGGTTGGTTTCTGTTAGTAACTGGTCGTTgggttctgtttttgttttgttaatacaGATGACCATAAGACCAAGGGAAGTGGGTTAGCTCCATGGCCAGCTAGGATGACTTCTCCTCCACCCCGTCTTGCGGACTTTGGTTATTCAACACATATGTTTGAGAAAGACACGGTACGACAACCACAACCAATCTTGATAGATTCTTATATAAGCAAGAAGAAACTGAAGCATATTGTTTTTGTATGTCTTTCTTTGCAGGAACTTTGGAAACAGCAAGTGGACAGCTACTGGAACCTAATGTCGTCAAAAGTCAAAGCAAACACCGTGAGGAACATAATGGACATGAAAGCTCACATGGGTTCTTTCGCAGCTGCTCTTAAAGACAAAGATGTGTGGGTTATGAACGTTGTCTCTCCCGACGGTCCCAACACTCTTAAACTCATCTATGACCGCGGTTTAATCGGAACAAATCATAactggtaaaaaaaaatacctgAAACTTGTGAAACttttttaacaataaaatttcacatttttcaccgttattttttttttttgtaggtgtGAGGCTTTCTCTACGTACCCGAGAACATACGATCTCTTGCACGCGTGGACTGTTTTCTCAGACATTAGAAGCAAAGGATGCAGTGCGGAGGATCTGTTGATTGAGATGGATAGGATTCTTAGACCTACagggttcatcatcatcagagacAAGGAGAGCGTTGTTGAGTCGATCAAGAAGTATATGAAAGCATTGCATTGGGAGGTTGTGGCGTCTGAGAAAGTAACCACAGGTTCGGAGCTTGACCAAGAGAGTGAAGATGGTGAGAGCAATGTGGTTTTTATTGTCCAGAAGAAACTGTGGCTCACCAGTGAAAGCCTTAGGGACACTGAGTAATCAGAATCAACAGCAGAAGAAgaggaaataaaaaagaaagaaattgtTTTATTCCCACatgtttttatatagtttttatttcgATTTTTACCACATAATCAatattatactccctctgttccttaaagatatatagagaaaatttttgtttaaaaaagatctattttttacattttcaatacatgttttattaactaattgcaaacttcaaaaaacttaattgcactaattgattttttattggtttaaaattatggaaaaaaaataaacacaaaaaactatgcaaatttaatgtattttattaaaatgtgtgaaaaaactagaatatgaattttttaggaacagaggaagtataattaattattaaaattaatcattatattttaattttgtttaaaattctaaaatatttgtGGAAGCTCTTTAATCAAGTGAAAAGATTTATTAATGCTTTTAATGTATATTTCATAAGGCTGTTTATGTTTATGGTGGTGAAATCAACTTAAATACTTAATCACATGTATAATCGTatctaatatttttcatatgacCTATTGATATAAGTGTAGTCTAAccattttaatacaattattaacaaaattattaatcatttaagagaaatattatattgtacggagaaaaacataaatataactaaaaacatacaaatataaaaattaaatttctaaaaaaaaatataaaacaaaaaatgtattCGTCCTTTCAAGGTCGGGTGATAATCTAGTTTAGTCCATGTTCGGAAACGTGCTAGGCGCTAATCGGGCGGTCGGGTTGGACCTAGCacctaaagagaaaatcggggattaatcggaaattatgcggggcgaaatttttaaatggtttactatgttataaaacatgttaatttttaattatgtataacattaatacattttcatgtttgagatagtataaaacacacaaatagaatatataaacttaatatagtgtaattttcatcaaaattacgaatataaatgatatttataaaattttagatcaaataaacaaataaaaatattatttaaa
This region of Brassica napus cultivar Da-Ae chromosome C5, Da-Ae, whole genome shotgun sequence genomic DNA includes:
- the LOC106399170 gene encoding malate dehydrogenase 1, cytoplasmic; its protein translation is MAKEPVRVLVTGAAGQIGYALVPMIARGIMLGADQPVILHMLDIPPAAEALNGVKMELIDAAFPLLKGVVATTDAVEGCTGVNVAVMVGGFPRKEGMERKDVMTKNVSIYKSQATALEKHAAPNCKVLVVANPANTNALILKEFAPSIPEKNITCLTRLDHNRALGQISERLSVPVSDVKNVIIWGNHSSSQYPDVNHAKVQTSAGEKPVRELVKNDEYLNGEFITTVQQRGAAIIKARKLSSALSAASSACDHIRDWVLGTPEGTFVSMGVYSDGSYDVPAGLIYSFPVTCRNGEWSIVQGLPIDEMSRKKMDLTAEELKEEKDLAYSCLS
- the LOC106399173 gene encoding protein tas-like encodes the protein MASSYVTFSTVTPVAITGNNSGGYALSAFTRRRVAPSPNAGRRMFRTSVMAKASTEKAAKKAMEYRKLGDSELNISEITMGTMTFGEQNTEKESHEMLSYAVEHGINCIDTAEAYPVPMKKETQGKTDLYISSWLKSQSRDKFVLATKLCGYSERTAYLRENAEVTRVDAANIKESVEKSLKRLGTDYIDLLQIHWPDRYVPLFGDNYYDTSKWRASVPFVEQLRAFQDLINEGKVRYIGVSNETSYGVMEFVHTAKLEGLPKIVSIQNGYSLLARIRFEVDLVEVCHPKNCNVGLLAYSPLGGGSLSGKYLVTDLEATKNARLNLFPGFMERYKGSLAKEATIQYIEVAKKHGLTPVELALGFVRDRPFVTSTIIGATSLEQLKEDIDAYLVTEGPLSPEVIADIEAVFRRYKDPSFF
- the LOC106400993 gene encoding probable methyltransferase PMT8 translates to MMRGRSDGGQKKRLIASVCAVALLLCFVYMYYGSSNQGASALEYGRSLRKLGSSYLGGDDDDNKQDGSVTSEEDSLAVAKSFPVCDDRHSEIIPCLDRNFIYQSRLKLDLSLMEHYERHCPPPERKFNCLIPPPSGYKVPIKWPKSRDEVWQANIPHTHLAKEKSDQNWMVVKGDKINFPGGGTHFHYGADKYIASIANMLNFSNDVLNDEGRLRTVLDVGCGVASFGAYLLSSDIIAMSLAPNDVHQNQIQFALERGIPAYLGVLGTKRLPYPSRSFELAHCSRCRIDWLQRDGILLLELDRVLRPGGYFAYSSPEAYAQDEEDLRIWKEMSALVERMCWRIAAKRNQTVVWQKPLSNDCYLEREPGTQPPLCRSDADPDAVYGVSMEACITPYSKHDHKTKGSGLAPWPARMTSPPPRLADFGYSTHMFEKDTELWKQQVDSYWNLMSSKVKANTVRNIMDMKAHMGSFAAALKDKDVWVMNVVSPDGPNTLKLIYDRGLIGTNHNWCEAFSTYPRTYDLLHAWTVFSDIRSKGCSAEDLLIEMDRILRPTGFIIIRDKESVVESIKKYMKALHWEVVASEKVTTGSELDQESEDGESNVVFIVQKKLWLTSESLRDTE